Genomic window (Argopecten irradians isolate NY chromosome 2, Ai_NY, whole genome shotgun sequence):
gatatgtagatatgagAACTTATGTGTCGAAGGCCTTGATGGGCACGGTACTGTTACGACCTCCACACCAGGTGAGgttgacagtagatatgtacgTGTGAGAACTTACGTgtcgaagacgatgatgaacaAGATACTGTTACGACCTCCACACCAGGACAGGTTTACAGTAGATATTTACGTGTGAGAACTTACATGTCGAAGGCCGTGGTAGACACAGTTCTGTTACAACCTCCACACCAGGACAGGTTTACagtagatatatacatgtgagAACTTACGTGTCGAAGGCCGTGGTAGACACAGTACTGTTACGATCTCCACACCAGGACAGGTTTACAGTAGATATAAACATGTGAGAACTTACGTGTCGAAGGCCGTGGTAGACACAGTACTGTTACGATCTCCACACCAGGACAGGTTTACAGTAGATATGTACGTGTGAGAACTTACGTGTCGAAGGCCGTGGTAGACACAGTTCTGTTATGACCTCCACATCAGGACAGGTTTACAGTAGATATGTACGTGTGAGAACTTACGTGACGAAGGCCGTGGTAGACACAGTACTGTTACGACCTCCACACCAGGACAGgttgacagtagatatgtacgTGTGAGAACTTACGTGTCGAAGGCCGTGGTAGACACAGTACTGTTACGACCTCCACACCAGGAAAAGGTTTACAGTAGATATGTACGTGTGAGAACTTACGTGACGAAGGCCGTGGTAGACACAGTACTGTTACGACCTCCACACCAGGACAGgttgacagtagatatgtacgTGTGAGAACTTACGTGTCGAAGGCCGTGGTAGACACATTACTGTTACGACCTCCACACCAGGACAGGTTTACAGTAGATATGTACGTGTGAGAACTTACGTGTCGAAGGCCGTGGTAGACACAGTACTGTTACGACCTCCACACCAGGACAGGTTTACAGTAGATATGTAAGTGTGAGAACTTACGTGTCGAAGGCCGTGGTAGACACAGTACTGTTACGATCTCCACACCAGGACAGGTTTACAgtagatatgtacatgtgtgaaCTTACGTGTCGAAGGCCGTGGTAGACACAGTACTGTTACGACCTCCACACCAGGACAGGTTTACAGTAGATATGTACGTGTGAGAACTTACGTGTCGAAGGCCGTGGTAGACACAGTACTGTTACGATCTCCACACCAGGACAGGTTTACAGTAGATATGTACGTGTGAGAACTTACATGTCGAAGGCCGTGGTAGACACAGTACTGTTACGACCTCCACACCAGGACAGGTTTACAGTAGATATGTACATGTGAGAACTTACTTGTCGAAGGCCGTGGTAGACACAGTACTGTTACGATCTCCACACCAGGACAGGTTTACAGTAGATATGTATGTGTGAGAACTTACATGTCGAAGGCCGTGGTAGACACAGTACTGTTACAACCTCCACACCAAGACAGGTTTACAGTAGATATGTACGTGTGAGAACTTACATGTCGAAGGCCGTGGTAGACACAGTACTGTTACGACCTCCACACCAGGACAGGTTTACAGTAGATATATACGTCTGAGAACTTACGTGTCGAAGGCCGTGGTAGACACAGTACTGTTACGATCTCCACACCAGGACAGGTTTACAGTAGATATATACGTCTGAGAACTTACGTGTCGAAGGCCGTGGTAGACACAGTACTGTTACGATCTCCACACCAGGACAGGTTTACAGTAGATATATACGTCCGAGAACTTACGTGTCGAAGGCCGTGGTAGACACAGTACTGTTACGACCTCCACACCAGGACAGGTTAAGGTGATACAAATGTGAACACCTTGACTGGAAACTTTCCAACAAATTGCTGTCCACCTATATAACATATAGAAGGTAGcaaatatatctatgtattaaatacaatacattaaagtacatttatctcccttgcagTCGAGGGTTTagttagtttaatgtcctatgtcaagggtcatgtaaggacttgCCAGGCTTGGTAGATGAGGAAATCCagagttcccggagaaaaaccaccgaccagctgtcagtacctggcaactgtcctaCTTGGGAAACTTTCTGTCCACTGTAATTAAGCGGGGTCTACGAAACCTTGCATATGTTTGAATAACCAAAATAATAGTAAAAAATATGTGTAAAACACTGTCTATTACATACATGCAATATGTATAGCTAATGAACAACTTGTCAAAAAGTAAAATCTGATTGATTTTAAAGTCTATAAATAGCATTTTACCTTATACCAGTAAGGCTGTAGATTAAGTTCAGTGTACTGTAGGGAATCTGAACACTGTCTCTGAAGATACCTGTAAAGATATATGTAAACAGGAATTAGTGCAGAAATGGCGAGTAATGGGGATCTAGCATGATCAATGCaggtaattattgtttttacatttagAGTAAAATAGACCTTGGGAAATCAGATGAATATGACATTTTTAGCCGTTAAAGTAACTTAAGGGGGAGTTACAGAACTGTAGCCCTGCCCTCCTTAAGACTCTATGATAAAAAGTTGTATTATAGTAATACATAAACCCTAACACAGATAAGTTTTATGTAACATCAATTTACTTGATGGTTTATGAGCAATGGAAAGGAAATCCAATGGAGGAAAAGATTTATTCAGCAGTCAGTCAACATTTCTCATTTATCGAAGAGTTCAAGAGTCaggtaaatatttgtatatcataGAGCATAtgggaaatatttcattttaacaatcGTGCAActtttaaccaaattttgcaATCAAATTTTTACTTACTTGCATGTACAGCAGGTATTGATTAACGAAGTTAAATCCAGGTAACTAAGGATCAGGCGTATCACTTCCTcctagaaaacaatcatttTACAGTTTGTAGTATTATCATTAATCTTTGAAATACCTGCTCCATACAATTTACCTCTGtagtaaaatattatttctaataattttaattttcggTGTATGGTTGATATTCAGATATTCATTCCTGTAGCAGCACCATTATACTttaaactacatttgtatatgtacatactCAGTAAAATCCATCATTGTGCATGTAGGaacaacatttcatttattccATATTATTTTTGCTCATTAAAACATCACTACTCTTTTAGGATTTGTCTTCTTCTCTGTAGAAGTTATTTCCTTTATAATCCagcttttaaattttcaatatagggttttgagatcccaaaataATGTGGGAAAACTATGATTTATCATCATATATTCCCACATTCTGGTGGTTAACGTGGGTTAAGTACGGTGATTATGGCGTCACCAAAATCATgacaaaatatgacgtcataatcactggaaGTTGGGAATAATCGACAAATAATCATGCTTTACCGACATCATCTTGGGATCTCAAAATTATTACCTTTTGTCTCTTACTCAATAAAACTCACCTCATCTTTAACAAACATTCTGATTGATCTATGCCACCAATTACTCACCGGTAACAAATCAAAGAAACCATTATCCTCTATAATGACGTCCTTTTGTGATGTCACCTCTGTATcaatgggagataactcctcCTGTGCCTCCTCCTCCCCTCCCTCCTCCTCTTCCTCCACTCGGGGCTGTATGACGGGGACAGTACCTTCTTTGTTCTCCCATGCTTGAGGAATTCCGTCCATTAGCTCCCCCTGTGAACCTGCCTCCACGCTTAATTGGTTCATAAGGGAGGTAATCATGTAAACATAGTTGTCAGGCTCTGAGTAGTCctgttttaaagaaataaaatcttTACCATTACTTAATGTTTGCTATAATTAAACCACAGAAATATCATAGAAGTTAAGAACAACTTCATTTGTGAGTATTACAAGAGGAATCTATGTATTATAGTCCTGCTAAGTAAAGTATATTAGAAATTGaataatcataaaaatacaACGGTTTTAGGTAAATATAGTATTttccagtaaaacatctactccacaTACAAGGACTCTTTTCGGGTACCACTCATAGATCTAGAGTTCATAATACATTGGCTGAATATTAATGTTGACCTATCATAGGTCCAATTTCTTTTTTCCCAGTTCTGTGTAATCTCCCCTCTGGAAACAAAAATTTGAAAGTGTAAGATTATTATagaaaggaggggtatcactttgggctattttacggccactcagtgataagcaaaatattttgcatgaagatacattatGTTAGGGTCAGATGCATATTGTATTCTATTCAGAATGCACGTGACCTAGCCAATTTGAccctaggatgtaatcatcttcAGAAGGTCATGTCAAGATCCTTATGCAGTACGTAACATCACTTTGGGCTATTTTACGGCcacaaatttttgaaaaatccTAGTTTTCggcaaaaatattaaagtttttaatgctaaaataaaataaatgattaactaggtcactgtgacctactttttgaacttttcatcagttttctcaactgaacttcacaaacccaatattAACAGGCAAAATCTGCAAAAAATGTTATCTCTGTTCTAATATTTAGttaattaggacttaaacaatgaaaatttgaattttcaccctttgacctttgacctctgaaattaccatgagagcagaaaaaattgaatattctaAAGAGCAtgcaatatgcagctgaccctaatgtattttcatgcaaaatattttgcttaccactgagtggccgtaaaacggcccaaagtgatacccctcctttggATAGAGAGAAGATCTTTCAAgaaaaggtaaacaaaaatgACGGACACTTCACTACCAAGTTTGCTTTTCCGATTATTGTGGAGCTTGTcaaattaaaacacaatatttacACTTACTTTGTATTCGTCCATCTGCTGTAGGTACAGGTGTTCAAAATCTGGGAAGGGTTGTAAGGATCCGTACATTACCACACAGTCTAGCTCAGTATAGTAGTTACACTTCACCGAGCACAACTCCAGTCGAATCAACCTAAACAGACAACAGATTCAATAAGTAACACATCGTATAACGTTTATTGATACCAGTGTAGTAGTTACACTTCACCGAGCACAACTCCAGTCAAATCAACCTAAACAGGCAACAgattcattaaagatgctccaccgtcgacagagcataaaagatattcatcacttgaacaataattggagtttaatcgtgtatataaatgtctaattaacacaaaaaatatatattaaagaattgagtttgcctttggtgcatgcgcaatcattacttcattccatataggatatagtgccacggaattttttcgggatgcaattaattatttttcatatttttaacttgaagtaaaattagaagctcaaattctTCAATGGTGACAATGgtgaaaagtaagtaacttttgtaaccgaagaaaaatacataATCGTCtactcatgtttttgatagtggaaaattatcatttgtcagtgatggagcatctttaagtaacaCATCGTATAACGTTAACTGATACCAGCGTAGTATTGACACTTCACCGAGCACAACTCCATTCGAATCAATCTAAACAGACAACAgattcatattatatatgatataactGATACTGTAGTTTGGAACTAAGGGAGACAATCTACATCATACAATTGACACAGTAATTTggaactaggggagataatctttaTCATTCAATTGATTATGTAGTTTGGAACTAGGAAAGATGatctatatatatcatacatgtacaattgatACTGTAATTTGgaactaagggagataatcaatatcATACAGTTGATACTGTAGTTTGGAACTAGGGAAGATAATCTATATTATACAATTGATACTGCAGTTTGgaactaagggagataatctttatattatacaattgaTACTATAGTTTggaactaggggagataatctatataTCATACAATTGATACTGTAGTTTGGAACTATAGGAGAAAATCTAGCTTACATGTTTAGAACTAGGAAAGATAATCTAATTCATATGTTTGGAACTATGGGAGATCATTTAGTTCTATAGTATATTAGTAGGAATATTCTGCAAAAAAACTAAAAGTCTATATTCATGGttatattgaaattataaaatcatattttaccaatatacattgcACAATATGACTGTATACAATGTAGAGCATAAAAGCAATAATTGTGATCATCTTAAGTGATCTTAATAATCAAGAGCAAAGCAGTTTTTCTGTATACCTCAATGTCTACGACAAACTTACTTAGTTTTGAAAGATGGGTTTGTAAGTGGAGGAGAGAATATCCTGGATTTAGCCGGGCATTCTTCTGGATCTCCTGTCCATAATGTCTGCCATCTGTGAAAAGATTTACCCACATAGTATTAACATAGACCCAATCAATACACTAAGATTGCTACATGGGCACTAGTAATATAAGTAtagatatatgtaaatgatCTGTTATTATATAGGCAAATGCTGTGAAGCATGTTACCTTTGCCTCCAAACTTAAAACAAATATCTACCTTGCTTTACCAGATTACCTAGTGTAATTACCTGTCTATTGTGTATTACCTTGCTTTACCAGATTACCTAGTGAAACTACCTGTCTATTGTGTATTACCTTACTTCACCAGATTACCTAGTGTACTTACCTGTCTATTGTGTATTACCTTACTTTACCAGATTACCTAGTGTACTTACCTGTCTATTGTGTATAACCTTACTTTATCAGATTACCCAGTGCAATTACCTGTGTCTATTGTGTATTACCTAACTTAACCAGTTTACCTGGTGTAACTACCTGTCTATTGTGTATGACCTTGCTTTACCAGATTACCCAATGTAACTACCTGTCTATTGTGTATTACCTTGCTTTACCAGTTTACCTAGTGTAACTACCTGTCTATTGTGTATTACCTTGCTTTACCAGATTACCTAGTGTACTTACCTGTCTCTTGTGTATTACCTTACTTTACCAGATTACCTAGTGTAACTACCTGTCTATTGTGTATTACCTTACTTTACCAGATTACCCAGTGTAACTACCTGTCTATTGTGTATTACCTTGCTTTACCATATTACCTATTGTAACTACCTGTCTATTGTGTATTACCTTACTTCACCAGATTACCTAGTGTAACTACCTGTCTATTTTGTATAACCTTACTTTACCAGATTACCTAGTGTAACTACCTGTCTATTGTGTATTACCTAACTTTACCAGATTACCCAGTGTAACTACCTGTCTATTGTGTTTTACCTTACTTTACCAGCTAGATTACCTAGTGTAACTACCTGTGTACTATCTTGCTTTACCAGAGtctacctgtgtattgtgtattacCTTGCTTTACCAGAGTCCACATCTGATCCACTAGAACTATCACAGGCCAAAATCTTAACCACAGCTCCAGGATTGTATGTCTCCCAaatctctatcttacatgggTAGACTTCAATATCAAATGAAATCTCTGgaaatagataaaaaagaaGATTGAAAGTAAAGCAAAGCAGATCAGTTTCTTTTAAAGACAACACACATAAAACTGGAGAGGAAAATACAAAGCAATAAAATTGACCTCAGAACTCctaacagttgtctccctttagtGCTGATAACAAACTTACCAATGAAATCTTCACTACAGAAATCTACTGGTCTTTTGTTAAATTTCTTTCTTGATGAGGGCACATCACTCCACCAGGGTCCATATGTTCTCTAAAGCAAAGTACATGCATAACACATgtttaaattaatatgaaattgcttgtttatatacattctAGTTTTCATTgaattacatatttacatatatatatgtagcattataatttcatcaatttaatGTAAAGATCGACATGCATATTTTGGAAAATTCTACGATCTGATAAGCATTGTTAAGGTAATtaatttttgtaaaacattttagcTTTAAAGAATGTGAACTAGGATGGTTTTATATCAATGTAGACTtattattacagcacaacacaGCTAGTACATAGCtatactgttgtagcggaaaagatatcaccttctgactgcaATTACATGTAAGTCAGTCCGTAGGTGATATATCTTTTACACTAACAGTAGCTACATGTTTACAGTGCAGTATACAGTACGTGTATGTACcataaaattatttacaatcagaacatcatatgttaaagatgctccaccgccgacaaagcataaatgatattcctcaGTTGAACaatataattggtgtttgatcgtgtatacatatgtatatatgtctaattaacacaaaaataatataaaacaattcccttcgcctttggtgcatgcacaatcagtacttcctttcatatacatgtaggatatagtgacatggatttttttcgggatgcaattaattatttttcatatttttaacttgaagtaaaattagaagctcaaacttttcaatggtggtaatggtgtaaagtaagtaacttttgtaactgaagaaaaatacgaaatcgtctgctcctgttttttatagtgaaaaaataccatttgtcagcggtggatttggtttgtttagttttacgtcctattaacagccagggtcatgtaaggacgtgccaggtttgttggtggaggaaagccggaggaaagccggagtacccggagaaaaaccaccagccagcggatatcaaaggaaaatcagtcgccacaaacacaaaagcgcctgccttggactttccccaaacccagtgtgacttatccttctcatatacatCCTTGGTATGTACAAATATACcataaaattatttacaatcaGAACATCATGTGTTAAAGCCTAAAGGAGTCAATCCCATTTCATGTgcaaataatgtaaatatataaattgtatcaAGGGTGATCACCCGATATGACCTCATCAGAAGTTGGCAATACTGTATCATGTAGGCctatacattttaaattattttattacatggaagccccccccccccccttctctGTAAACCTCTTGTGCTTTGTGCACACTTACAAATACACATGCTTGTGTAAAATCCCCATACGTTGGGTAAATGTTGCTCCTCCCCGCCAGATTACACGCGGTATACGATATGCTTGTCTCGCTGCCATACTGAGAACTGAAATCTGTGACATCCTTGGAAAATTGCGATACGAGTGAAGGTTTTTGTTGACATTCTCTGTTTCCGCTGTTAGGCAAAGCACTGTTAGGTGCGATTGGTTGTGACGCCATCACCCTGCTGGTCCTGTCTTTACGCCTTCCAAAACATGACAGCAGTTTGTTCGACATCAATAAGTTCGTAAACTGTATGTATTAGGGTTGTTTACAGGCCCAGCCAGTTTTGACAGGAAAACCGAGAAATCCCGACAGTTCATTCGGAACTTTTCAGAATGATACAACTCTTCTGTTGGTAAAGTTGGAGAACCTCGAAAATATTACACGATCAATACACGCAGCTCATATCATCATAGCGCTGAAGCTGAATATGATCACCGTATATTATTAAGGTTACTGTATGCTTCGCATATGAAGTTCAAGCCAAACCGCATCTTGCGTGTTTGCGAATTCCACGGAAAAATCGGCCTGAGAGACATCCAAGATAAAAGCAAACAAGAGAAGCTCTAGTCCAAAATTAAGTTAACTTCTCCTAATTAATCAATAGGCATTTCAAAACGAACTTAAGACTTGGGGTCAAAAAGTAGGTCGCAACATGCAGTTGTCCTAGACCTGTAGCAGTCCTGATAAGGCAGACTTTAGACGGACGGGTCACAGTATGTAACGGTACTGTATATACCGCCACCATGCCCATGGTCGACTACAGCGTGAACGGCTCTGTCGCAGTCTTACTGGTGAACAATCCACCTGTCAATGCCCTCAGGTAAAAGTCAAACACGATCAATGCTTTTTTGTTGATGTCCTACTTTCACTTTAGCAGCTGAACTACATGCACGTACATCAATTTTGACGTGAATGAATACCCCATAATGACAGTCCAATAGGATAACATAATTCAGCATTGTATCCACACATTTACacactaatttttttttaaattgacgcaatgtgaaatttaaaattgaGACAATTGAATTAGTTTTTTACctttaaaatacacattttgaaattataatgaGTCAATATAaatagggggaggggcacttataaaGTTGAATACGGTATATTCAAATGATTACCGATATTATAAGCAAATAGTTATGATTAGTACGTAAACTttatcttatgaagatcttgatTGCAGAGATCATTTGTGTGTTTATACAATGATATTTGTCTATTATTTGATACAATGACCAACTGATATTAATTGTTACAGCTATGCTGTCAGAAAAGGCTTGGCTGATGGAATGCAGAAGGCAACAAAGGACAGCAAAGTGAAAGCAGTTGTTATAGCCGGAAAAGGACGTACATTCCCTGCTGGGGCAGACATTAGAGAGTTTGGTGGACCAAATAGAGGTCAAGTAGCtcatttatatactgtatttgcaGTAATTAGCTCTCAGGGCGCTTAAAAACAGTAACAAAGTGGGTGCTTATTCGGTAATGAAAATGTTAGTTACAGAcgaaaagaaaaacattaaaaataaagtcaacCATATTTAAACTCTTTTTGTACCCATGATACATTaatctgtcacagtaaacatgcatatgcctttttagctcacctaaggaccaaggtgagcttaggCCATACCATAGCGTCCAGTGTCCGGAGTCAGTAGTCCGTCCatcaacaatcaacttcttctccataaccactggtcggatttcaacaaaatttgactggtagcatccttatgggctactgactgaaaattgaacaaaacgggcctgaggggcgggtcaaaagggatcaatttgcctatttccatataaacgacttcttctctgaaattaagcatggaatatagcatccataatgcaattgtagcatccttatagggtggggattcaaaattgtacaaatgatggggctgacccctcgggggcctgaggggcggggtcaaaaggggtcaatttggctattttcatataaacgacttcttctctgcaactaaacatgagatagcactcataatgcaattgtagcatccttataggatagggattcaaaattgtacaaatgatgtaagagtctttgtgataattactaaaaaagaaaccaggtgagcgatacaggccctctgggcctcttgtttccttTGATATCAGTACATTTTTATGTCCTGATTCAGATGTGAAGGCCAATGATTTGTAATTTCATGTATTATAAGAGATATAATGCCAATGTTAAATGGAACACATAGTCATTAATCATTGGGATGGGATAAGGGCTGATATGTCAACTCCTCCAGAAGAAGGTTTGGGCGGTTATAGGGGTGGGTCGGGCGCTAATCACAGTGAATATGGTATAAGTATTCATGTCATTTCTTTATACAACTGAATTGTAACTTTGCAAAGCTATAGAAATCaagaaaacaatttaaattataatttgatTTGGTTTGACACCTGACACAACCAGACCCTAGTTATCAATTTATTGTAACAAATAATCAGAAtggtaatataagattatctcccctacatGTGATTTGAAATTTGGAAATCTTCAGATCCATCACAAAGACCAGAATTACTGAAAAACTGATTCAAGAGAATGCTAAATCATTATGCATTAAGtgatatgatataacagtttgcaatttatataaattctaaacatattttttttttaattatgtaaatgaCATATATGTTATCATTAAAAGTAAAAGTGTAAACGGTTACATCTTGGTCTAGAAAAAAAGtatgataacattttttattttttttttctttctcaaatttcatatgtaggttccccctagggccctagttgtgcatattgcattttgggaccaatcggttaacaagatggccgccaggcagccatcttggattttaatacttaaagtttgttatcgctatttctcagaaagtactaaagggatctttctcaaatttcatatgtaggttcccctagggccctagttgtgcatattgcattttgggaccaaatcggttaacaagatggccgccaggcagccatcttggattttaatacttaaagtttgttatcgctattttctcagaaagtactgaagggatctttctcaaatttcatatgtaggttcccctagggccctagttgtgcataatgcgtttttttggatcgatcggtcaacaaaatggccaccaggcagccatcttggattttgatagttaaagattaatatcgctatttctcacaaagtactgaagggatctttctcatatttcatattgtaggtttccctagggctcttgttgtgcataatgcgttttttggatcgatcggtcaacaaaatggccgctcaggctgccatcttggaatttgatagttaaagtttgttatcgctatttctcacaaagtactgaagggatctttctcatatttcatatgtaggtttccctaggcactcttgttgtgcataatgcgtttttggatcgattcgtatcaacaaaatggccgccaggctgccatcatggaatttgatagttaaagtttgttatcactatttctcagaaagtattgaatgaatctgtctcaaatttcatatataggttcctctatggccctagttgtgcatattacgatttgggaccgatcgatttacaagatggtcccgccaaggagccatcttggattttgatagttgaagtttggtTACtagctaattctcagaaagtactgaagcgatctgtctcaaattttatatgtagtatgtttgcaaaagttttgaaaagcagagaaaagatccctctttccattgtcagacatagatcattctttattgtgggcgccaagatccctctgggatctcttgtttttgtgttaatttctcCAGAACCCTGGTTAGTAGCTGTTGGCAATGGAATTGAACAAAGTGGTAAACCAGTGGTGTGCGGCCATCCACGGTTAAATGTCTCGGGGGAGGTCTGGAGATCGCACTGTTTCTGTCACTACAGGAATAGCCCTAAACACTCTGGCaaagtaaggttacttagtacTGCATATATATTCTTTAGAGGGATTATAATCGAAATGTGAAATCTCTTAATAAGgtggtttgaaaaaaaatttgacaAGATTGGGGGACCGAAAAATCCCCCCCAAACATATGAAACAAATCAAACATACACAAGGGTATAGTCcttatgggttttttttgtatttaagaTTTATAGATTAGCAggatttatatttgtaatatctTGTATTATTTGTTATGTTATTACTGTTGACTGGGGTTGGATTTCCTGGAGGATTGGCCCATTGGGTATACTTTCCAGGAGCGGCAGGGACACAGCGAACATCCACCGAATTACTGGTCTCTCCGGTTCGCATTGGGAATATGGTATATCAACAGGTCGCCTTGTATCAGGT
Coding sequences:
- the LOC138314501 gene encoding F-box/LRR-repeat protein 4-like, giving the protein MSNKLLSCFGRRKDRTSRVMASQPIAPNSALPNSGNRECQQKPSLVSQFSKDVTDFSSQYGSETSISYTACNLAGRSNIYPTYGDFTQACVFRTYGPWWSDVPSSRKKFNKRPVDFCSEDFIEISFDIEVYPCKIEIWETYNPGAVVKILACDSSSGSDVDSGKARWQTLWTGDPEECPAKSRIFSPPLTNPSFKTKLIRLELCSVKCNYYTELDCVVMYGSLQPFPDFEHLYLQQMDEYKDYSEPDNYVYMITSLMNQLSVEAGSQGELMDGIPQAWENKEGTVPVIQPRVEEEEEGGEEEAQEELSPIDTEVTSQKDVIIEDNGFFDLLPEEVIRLILSYLDLTSLINTCCTCKYLQRQCSDSLQYTELNLQPYWYKVDSNLLESFQSRCSHLYHLNLSWCGGRNSTVSTTAFDTFLRKCGGELSTLYLANCSFVNADVMKSIANFCPKLKDLDIQSCSKIDGSGLLHLRKLPSITRLNLYRTLVDLHSITALIRVFKDLEVLNLGSCTRIINFDDVCSALGENCKKLIALDLWRSRSVTGDGLLALANGCPELQELDIGWCPELRLCSTSLVQLVQNCPRLKKLFLTANRNVCDVDLQAISTYCRELQQLDILGTREVSKKAVYDVLQNCTKLTMFDVSFCMSIDFACVEAWKKEFPHVNIKKSSQQ